The following proteins are co-located in the Acidimicrobiales bacterium genome:
- a CDS encoding bifunctional aldolase/short-chain dehydrogenase, with protein MQNRWSDADAAAFVERFGSSYGPDLALRAYSSQLLGSDPALVLHGGGNTSVKRTVTDRFGEPVEVIAVKASGYDLATVPPEGHVAVRLDHLRRLRSIDDLTDEEIVNELRTQLLDASAPTPSIETPVHALVPAPYVDHTHADAVLALTNQVGGDALVAEALGDDVIVLPYVFPGFRLAHAVADALDARPDATAMVWSKHGVMTWGATARESYDRMIDVVSRAEAFLAARGAGTARSPRADLWIQSEQERVDRLAQVGPVVRGLLARPTGDADRPHRRVVLEAVTDPDVLAALDAPGARERLVTPPLTTDHLIRTRPLPAWVDEPAWGDDEALATQVSEAVAAWRDAYEAYLDRHRARLPAGVTPFDPSPRIVALPGVGLLCAGEDAADARIVADIARQTVRAKAQIAAMAGTYESVGEDHLFDMEHRTLQHAKLRATVDPPLAGQIVLVTGAAGAIGSGICEGLLVDGAHVVATDLPGDGLASLTAALDAMAPGRVLGVPLDVSDPDSVAGAFAAVAAHWGGLDAVVVNAGLAHVSSLNEMDLEAFRRLERVNVDGTLLLLRAAGTHLIRQGTGGDVVLVSTKNVFAPGSGFGAYSATKAAAHQLARIATLELAPHDIRVNMVAPDAVFSHEDRPSGLWAEVGPGRMKARGLDAEGLEAYYRDRNLLKARITATHVGRAVCFFLARPTPTTGATLPVDGGLPDATPR; from the coding sequence ATGCAGAACCGCTGGTCGGACGCCGACGCCGCCGCGTTCGTCGAGCGCTTCGGTTCCTCGTACGGTCCGGACCTCGCCCTGCGGGCCTACTCGAGCCAGCTGCTGGGCTCCGACCCCGCGCTCGTCCTGCACGGCGGCGGGAACACCTCGGTCAAGCGGACGGTCACCGACCGCTTCGGCGAGCCGGTCGAGGTCATCGCGGTCAAGGCCTCCGGCTACGACCTCGCCACCGTGCCGCCGGAGGGCCACGTGGCCGTGCGCCTCGACCACCTGCGGCGACTGCGGTCGATCGACGACCTCACCGACGAGGAGATCGTCAACGAGCTGCGCACCCAGCTGCTCGACGCCTCGGCGCCCACGCCGTCCATCGAGACCCCGGTGCACGCCCTCGTCCCCGCCCCCTACGTCGACCACACCCACGCCGACGCCGTCCTCGCCCTCACCAACCAGGTCGGGGGCGACGCCCTCGTGGCCGAGGCCCTGGGCGACGACGTCATCGTCCTGCCCTACGTCTTCCCCGGCTTCCGCCTCGCCCACGCCGTGGCCGACGCCCTCGACGCCCGTCCCGACGCCACCGCCATGGTCTGGTCGAAGCACGGCGTGATGACGTGGGGCGCCACCGCGCGCGAGTCCTACGACCGCATGATCGACGTCGTCAGCCGGGCCGAGGCCTTCCTCGCCGCCCGTGGGGCCGGCACCGCCCGATCGCCGAGAGCGGACCTCTGGATCCAGAGCGAGCAGGAGCGGGTGGACCGACTGGCCCAGGTGGGGCCGGTCGTGCGAGGCCTCCTGGCCCGTCCCACCGGCGACGCCGACCGTCCCCACCGGCGGGTGGTGCTCGAAGCGGTCACCGACCCCGACGTGCTGGCCGCCCTCGACGCGCCGGGGGCGCGTGAACGCCTCGTGACCCCGCCGCTCACCACCGACCACCTCATCCGCACCCGGCCGCTGCCGGCCTGGGTGGACGAGCCCGCATGGGGCGACGACGAGGCGCTCGCGACCCAGGTCTCCGAGGCGGTCGCCGCGTGGCGCGACGCCTACGAGGCCTACCTCGACCGCCACCGCGCCCGGCTCCCCGCCGGTGTCACGCCCTTCGACCCGTCCCCGCGCATCGTGGCCCTCCCCGGCGTGGGCCTGCTGTGCGCGGGCGAGGACGCCGCCGACGCCCGGATCGTGGCCGACATCGCCCGCCAGACCGTTCGGGCCAAGGCGCAGATCGCAGCGATGGCCGGCACCTACGAGAGCGTCGGCGAGGACCACCTCTTCGACATGGAGCACCGCACCCTCCAGCACGCCAAGCTGCGGGCGACGGTCGACCCGCCGCTGGCCGGCCAGATCGTGCTGGTGACCGGGGCGGCCGGCGCCATCGGGTCGGGCATCTGCGAGGGCCTCCTGGTCGACGGCGCGCACGTGGTGGCCACCGATCTCCCGGGCGACGGCCTGGCGTCGCTCACCGCCGCACTGGACGCGATGGCCCCCGGCCGGGTGCTCGGCGTGCCGCTGGACGTCAGCGACCCGGACTCGGTCGCCGGCGCCTTCGCCGCCGTGGCAGCCCACTGGGGCGGCCTCGACGCCGTGGTGGTCAACGCCGGCCTCGCGCACGTGTCCTCACTGAACGAGATGGACCTCGAAGCGTTCCGCCGCCTCGAGCGGGTCAACGTGGACGGGACCCTCCTGCTCCTCCGCGCGGCCGGCACCCACCTCATCCGCCAGGGCACGGGCGGCGACGTGGTGCTGGTGTCCACCAAGAACGTCTTCGCCCCGGGCTCCGGCTTCGGGGCCTACAGCGCCACCAAGGCGGCGGCCCACCAGCTCGCCCGCATCGCCACCCTCGAGCTCGCCCCCCACGACATCCGGGTCAACATGGTCGCCCCCGACGCCGTGTTCTCCCACGAGGACCGCCCGTCGGGACTCTGGGCCGAGGTGGGCCCCGGCCGTATGAAGGCACGCGGCCTCGACGCCGAGGGACTCGAGGCCTATTACCGGGACCGCAACCTGCTGAAGGCCCGCATCACCGCCACCCACGTCGGCCGGGCGGTCTGCTTCTTCCTGGCCCGGCCCACCCCCACCACCGGCGCCACCCTCCCCGTCGACGGCGGCCTTCCCGACGCCACCCCCCGCTAG
- a CDS encoding ribulose-phosphate 3-epimerase — MAGGTAVERLRALGPTVSVGMLTADLGNLSRDITVLEGTGVGVVHFDVIDGCFCPMTTIGPPVVKAVRTSMLKDVHLMIEAPLHKVADYVAAGADMVTVHLESERYVRRTLVALGAMENVNDPARGIARGVALLPGTPVSAIEPVLDLADYVLVLAVDPGWGGQKFASPTPERVAELRALIASSGHEVLVGVDGGVTRANIADVAATGADLIVTGSAVFDGVDPDGNARFMLDALARRAGAPA, encoded by the coding sequence ATGGCCGGGGGGACGGCGGTCGAGCGGCTCCGCGCCCTCGGGCCCACCGTCAGCGTGGGCATGCTCACCGCGGACCTGGGCAACCTGTCGCGTGACATCACGGTGCTCGAGGGCACTGGTGTCGGCGTGGTCCACTTCGACGTCATAGACGGGTGCTTCTGCCCGATGACGACCATCGGCCCGCCCGTCGTGAAGGCGGTGCGGACGTCGATGCTCAAGGACGTCCACCTGATGATCGAGGCGCCGCTGCACAAGGTGGCGGACTACGTCGCCGCGGGCGCCGACATGGTCACGGTCCACCTCGAGTCGGAGCGCTACGTGCGGCGCACCCTCGTCGCGCTGGGCGCGATGGAGAACGTCAACGACCCCGCCCGCGGCATCGCGCGCGGCGTGGCGCTCCTGCCCGGCACCCCCGTCTCCGCCATCGAGCCGGTGCTCGACCTGGCCGACTACGTCCTCGTCCTCGCCGTCGACCCCGGTTGGGGCGGCCAGAAGTTCGCGTCACCGACCCCCGAGCGCGTCGCCGAGCTGCGCGCCCTCATCGCCTCGTCGGGCCACGAGGTGCTAGTGGGCGTCGACGGCGGGGTCACCAGGGCCAACATCGCCGACGTGGCCGCCACCGGCGCCGACCTCATCGTCACCGGCAGCGCCGTGTTCGACGGCGTCGACCCCGACGGCAACGCCCGCTTCATGCTCGACGCCCTCGCCCGGCGCGCGGGCGCGCCCGCCTGA